The Streptomyces laurentii genome contains a region encoding:
- a CDS encoding acyl-CoA dehydrogenase (Acyl-CoA dehydrogenase; cl09933;~Acyl-CoA dehydrogenases [Lipid metabolism]; COG1960;~acyl-CoA dehydrogenase [Streptomyces cattleya NRRL 8057 = DSM46488];~identified by MetaGeneAnnotator; putative), whose amino-acid sequence MTADRAKGTAAEPAEGAAVEPVDAAGLVARTRELLAAHPPATTDRGDFLRARFDAGLAWVHYPAGLGGLGAPRALQAVVDAELAAAGAPDNDPRRIGIGLGMAAPTLLAYGSEEIKRRFLRPLWVGEEVWCQLFSEPGAGSDLAALGTRAVRDGDTWMVDGQKVWTSSAHLARWAILLARTDPDLPKHQGISYFVCDMTDPGVEVRPLRQITGEAEFNEVFLTGVRIPDAHRLGAVGDGWRVAQTTLMNERVSIGGSRIPREGGMIGKAAATWRARPELRTHELHRRLLDLWVDAEVARLTGERLRQQLVAGQPGPEGSAMKLGFARLNQEISALELELLGDEGLLYGDWTMVRPDLVDFTGRDAGYRYLRAKGNSIEGGTSEVLLNIVAERVLGLPPEPRNDKDVAWKDLAR is encoded by the coding sequence ATGACCGCCGACCGCGCCAAGGGCACGGCCGCCGAGCCCGCCGAGGGTGCGGCCGTGGAGCCGGTCGACGCGGCCGGACTCGTCGCCCGTACGCGGGAGTTGCTCGCCGCCCACCCGCCCGCCACCACTGACCGCGGCGACTTCCTGCGCGCCCGCTTCGACGCCGGCCTCGCCTGGGTGCACTACCCGGCCGGCCTCGGCGGACTCGGCGCCCCGCGTGCCCTCCAGGCCGTTGTCGACGCCGAACTCGCCGCAGCAGGAGCCCCCGACAACGACCCGCGCCGGATCGGCATCGGCCTCGGCATGGCCGCCCCGACCCTCCTCGCGTACGGCTCCGAGGAGATCAAGCGACGCTTCCTGCGGCCACTGTGGGTGGGGGAGGAGGTCTGGTGCCAGTTGTTCAGCGAGCCCGGCGCCGGCTCCGACCTGGCCGCCCTCGGCACCCGGGCCGTGCGCGACGGCGACACCTGGATGGTCGACGGCCAGAAGGTGTGGACCTCCAGCGCCCATCTGGCCCGCTGGGCGATCCTCCTCGCCCGCACCGACCCGGACCTGCCCAAGCACCAGGGCATCAGCTACTTCGTCTGCGACATGACCGATCCCGGCGTCGAGGTCCGGCCGCTGCGCCAGATCACCGGCGAGGCGGAGTTCAACGAGGTCTTCCTGACCGGCGTACGGATCCCCGACGCCCACCGCCTCGGCGCGGTCGGCGACGGCTGGCGGGTCGCCCAGACCACCCTCATGAACGAGCGGGTCTCCATCGGCGGCAGCCGCATCCCGCGCGAGGGCGGCATGATCGGCAAGGCCGCCGCGACCTGGCGGGCCCGCCCCGAACTCCGTACCCACGAGCTGCACCGCCGGCTGCTCGACCTGTGGGTGGACGCCGAGGTCGCCCGGCTCACCGGCGAACGGCTGCGCCAGCAGCTCGTCGCCGGCCAGCCCGGTCCCGAGGGCAGCGCCATGAAGCTCGGATTCGCCCGGCTCAACCAGGAGATCAGCGCCCTGGAACTGGAACTCCTCGGCGACGAGGGCCTGTTGTACGGCGACTGGACGATGGTCCGGCCCGACCTCGTCGACTTCACCGGCCGCGACGCGGGCTACCGCTATCTGCGCGCCAAGGGCAACTCGATCGAGGGCGGCACGAGCGAGGTGCTGCTCAACATCGTGGCCGAGCGGGTGCTCGGCCTGCCGCCCGAACCGCGCAACGACAAGGACGTCGCCTGGAAGGACCTCGCCCGATGA
- a CDS encoding hydroxylase (Glyoxalase/Bleomycin resistance protein/Dioxygenase superfamily; pfam00903;~N-terminal domain of Streptomyces griseus SgaA (suppression of growth disturbance caused by A-factor at a high concentration under high osmolality during early growth phase), and similar domains; cd07247;~hydroxylase [Streptomyces venezuelae ATCC10712];~identified by MetaGeneAnnotator; putative), which yields MLGTDFSTGSPDWLDLGSPDTEGAATFYGRVFGWDFATAGPDAGGYGFFQQDGKIVAALGPLTEKGAATAWNIYFNTPDADATVRTAEQGGGRVRVPARDVMEAGRTAALTDPGGADFALWQPRSMPGLERTSQKNTLVWIELHTADPESVLAFYGTLFGWRWQAMETPGMTYRVISTAEGDVQDASFGGAAPLQPGAEQARWIPYFMVEDPDRTAASVVESGGSVPMAPEDVPDVGRIAWFADPFGAPFAVLKPAV from the coding sequence ATGCTCGGTACGGACTTCAGCACCGGCTCACCCGACTGGCTCGACCTCGGCAGCCCCGACACCGAGGGCGCCGCCACGTTCTACGGCCGGGTCTTCGGCTGGGACTTCGCGACGGCCGGGCCCGACGCGGGCGGCTACGGCTTCTTCCAGCAGGACGGCAAGATCGTCGCGGCCCTCGGCCCGCTCACCGAGAAGGGCGCGGCCACCGCCTGGAACATCTACTTCAACACGCCGGACGCCGACGCGACTGTCCGTACGGCGGAGCAGGGCGGCGGCCGGGTCCGGGTGCCGGCGCGCGACGTGATGGAGGCGGGCCGGACGGCCGCGCTGACCGACCCGGGCGGCGCGGACTTCGCGCTGTGGCAGCCGCGTTCCATGCCGGGTCTGGAACGCACCTCGCAGAAGAACACCCTGGTGTGGATCGAGCTGCACACCGCCGACCCGGAGTCCGTCCTCGCCTTCTACGGCACGCTGTTCGGCTGGCGCTGGCAGGCGATGGAGACGCCCGGCATGACGTACCGGGTGATCTCGACCGCCGAGGGCGATGTCCAGGACGCCTCCTTCGGCGGCGCGGCCCCGCTCCAGCCGGGCGCCGAACAGGCGCGCTGGATCCCGTACTTCATGGTGGAGGACCCGGACCGGACCGCCGCCTCCGTCGTGGAGAGCGGCGGCTCGGTCCCCATGGCGCCCGAGGACGTGCCGGACGTAGGCCGGATCGCGTGGTTCGCCGACCCCTTCGGCGCGCCCTTCGCGGTCCTGAAGCCGGCCGTGTGA
- a CDS encoding hxlR family transcriptional regulator (HxlR family transcriptional regulator [Burkholderia cenocepacia MC0-3];~HxlR-like helix-turn-helix; pfam01638;~PFAM: helix-turn-helix HxlR type; KEGG: bur:Bcep18194_B1848 putative transcriptional regulator;~Predicted transcriptional regulators [Transcription];~identified by MetaGeneAnnotator; putative), with amino-acid sequence MATRTRFDDSDCPVARSVDAIGDWWSLLIVRDAFDGSRRFGEFQRSLGVAKNILTARLRSLVAGGVLASVPASDGSAYREYALTPKGEALFPVVVALRQWGEQHFFSPGEEHSELVDRRHEQPLRPLEVRSADGRTVRPGDTTVHKVPRP; translated from the coding sequence ATGGCCACCAGGACACGGTTCGACGACAGCGACTGCCCGGTCGCCCGGTCGGTGGACGCGATCGGCGACTGGTGGTCCCTGCTGATCGTCCGGGACGCCTTCGACGGGAGCCGGCGCTTCGGGGAGTTCCAGCGCAGCCTCGGGGTGGCGAAGAACATCCTCACCGCGCGCCTGCGGAGCCTGGTCGCCGGTGGCGTCCTCGCGTCCGTCCCCGCCTCGGACGGCAGCGCCTACCGGGAGTACGCGCTGACCCCGAAGGGCGAGGCCCTCTTCCCCGTCGTCGTGGCCCTGCGGCAGTGGGGCGAGCAGCACTTCTTCAGCCCCGGCGAAGAGCACTCCGAGCTGGTCGACCGGCGGCACGAACAGCCCCTCCGCCCCCTGGAGGTGCGGTCCGCGGACGGGCGGACGGTGCGGCCCGGCGACACCACGGTCCACAAGGTTCCCCGCCCCTGA
- a CDS encoding phosphoribulokinase/uridine kinase (P-loop containing Nucleoside Triphosphate Hydrolases; cl09099;~identified by MetaGeneAnnotator; putative;~phosphoribulokinase/uridine kinase [Streptomyces roseosporus NRRL15998];~uridine kinase; Validated), with translation MTSPRADIRHAVSSWRQPCPPALSAERGALVEETARRVLARGAGRLLVGIDGFTAAGKTSFGHELAGRIAAVGRPVLRATLDDFKNPWKDRHLYDRESGEGYYRNAYDYEAVRRLLLDPCRSPAVTSCVLCAIDPLTQEDHSARTSPLAPDAVLIVDGVFAFRPGIDAYWDFRIWLDVAEELSVRRGAERDQDWAGSGAEAIHRDRYLAAERVYLREADPLPRMDLVIDNTEFAHPRVVAERNPPETR, from the coding sequence TCGTCCTGGCGGCAGCCGTGTCCGCCGGCTCTCTCGGCCGAACGCGGCGCGCTGGTCGAGGAGACGGCCCGGCGCGTCCTCGCCCGCGGCGCGGGCCGGCTGCTGGTGGGCATCGACGGCTTCACCGCCGCCGGGAAGACGAGCTTCGGGCACGAACTGGCCGGGCGGATCGCCGCCGTGGGACGCCCCGTACTCCGGGCCACCCTGGACGACTTCAAGAACCCGTGGAAGGACCGGCACCTGTACGACCGGGAGTCGGGCGAGGGCTACTACCGCAACGCGTACGACTACGAGGCGGTCCGCCGGCTTCTGCTGGACCCCTGCCGGTCGCCGGCGGTCACGTCGTGCGTGCTGTGCGCCATCGATCCGCTGACCCAGGAGGACCACTCCGCGCGGACGTCCCCGCTGGCCCCGGACGCGGTGCTGATCGTGGACGGCGTCTTCGCGTTCCGGCCCGGGATCGACGCGTACTGGGACTTCCGGATCTGGCTGGACGTGGCCGAGGAACTGTCCGTGCGCCGGGGCGCCGAACGCGACCAGGACTGGGCCGGGTCCGGCGCGGAGGCCATCCACCGCGACCGGTACCTGGCGGCCGAACGCGTCTATCTGCGGGAGGCCGACCCGTTGCCGCGGATGGATCTCGTCATCGACAACACGGAGTTCGCGCACCCGCGCGTGGTGGCGGAGCGGAATCCGCCCGAGACCCGCTGA
- a CDS encoding major facilitator superfamily transporter (Arabinose efflux permease [Carbohydrate transport andmetabolism]; COG2814;~COG0477 Permeases of the major facilitator superfamily;~identified by MetaGeneAnnotator; putative;~major facilitator superfamily transporter [Streptomyces bingchenggensis BCW-1]), translated as MPGDAGDHEAPAASTARDGAAFVLSRGVVLLFAVACAAAVANVYFSQPLLVTMGHDLAMSQALVGGVVTLTQVGYGLGLFFLVPLGDLADRRRLVVTQLLVLVVALAVVAAARTAAVLLAGMAAVGLLAVVTQTLVAYAASLAPPGERGRVVGLVTSGVVVGILLARTVSGLLADLAGWRSVYLASAVLTALLALVLFRVLPRRAVTPPEPLRYGRLLRSTVTLFARERLLRLRALFGLLVFAAFSTLWSSVALPLSEAPYFLSHSAIGALGLIGVVGALAATAAGRLNDRGLSRRTTGVALALLVVSWLPLSLTRGSLVALVVGVILLDLAVQAVHVTNQTLIHALHPDAGSRLIGGYMVFYSIGSATGALAATSLYAAAGWGAVCVLGAAFSGLGFLLWVCTRRDGVTAPAAATTHLTTRD; from the coding sequence ATGCCCGGCGACGCAGGTGACCATGAGGCCCCGGCGGCATCAACGGCCCGGGACGGGGCCGCGTTCGTCCTGTCCCGGGGCGTCGTCCTCTTGTTCGCCGTCGCCTGTGCGGCGGCGGTGGCCAATGTGTACTTCTCGCAGCCGCTCCTCGTGACGATGGGGCACGACCTCGCGATGAGCCAGGCACTCGTCGGCGGCGTGGTCACCCTCACGCAGGTCGGATACGGACTGGGGCTCTTCTTCCTCGTACCGCTGGGCGACCTGGCCGACCGCAGACGGCTCGTCGTCACCCAACTGCTGGTGCTCGTTGTGGCGTTGGCCGTGGTGGCGGCCGCCCGCACCGCGGCGGTCCTGCTCGCCGGCATGGCCGCCGTGGGGCTGCTCGCGGTCGTCACACAGACGCTGGTCGCCTACGCGGCCTCACTGGCCCCGCCCGGCGAACGCGGGCGGGTCGTCGGACTGGTCACCAGCGGCGTGGTCGTCGGCATCCTGCTCGCCCGTACGGTGTCCGGGCTGCTGGCCGACCTCGCGGGCTGGCGTTCCGTCTACCTCGCCTCGGCGGTGCTCACCGCCCTGCTCGCCCTGGTCCTCTTCCGCGTCCTGCCGCGCCGCGCCGTCACCCCGCCGGAACCCCTGCGCTACGGACGGCTGCTGCGCTCCACCGTCACCCTGTTCGCGCGGGAGCGACTGCTGCGGCTCCGCGCCCTGTTCGGGCTGCTGGTCTTCGCGGCCTTCAGCACCCTGTGGAGCAGCGTCGCGCTGCCGCTCAGCGAGGCCCCGTACTTCCTGTCGCACAGCGCGATCGGGGCGCTGGGGCTGATCGGTGTCGTCGGCGCGCTGGCCGCGACCGCGGCGGGCCGGCTGAACGACCGCGGGCTCTCCCGGCGTACCACCGGCGTCGCCCTGGCGCTGCTCGTCGTCTCCTGGCTGCCGCTGTCGCTCACCCGCGGCTCGCTCGTCGCCCTCGTCGTCGGAGTGATCCTGCTCGACCTCGCCGTGCAGGCGGTCCACGTCACCAACCAGACCCTCATCCACGCGCTTCACCCCGACGCGGGCAGCCGGCTGATCGGCGGCTACATGGTCTTCTACTCGATCGGCAGCGCCACCGGCGCCCTCGCCGCGACCTCCCTCTACGCGGCGGCGGGCTGGGGTGCCGTGTGCGTTCTGGGTGCCGCCTTCAGTGGTCTCGGGTTCCTGCTGTGGGTGTGTACGCGGCGCGACGGTGTCACGGCCCCGGCCGCTGCCACAACGCACCTGACCACGCGGGATTGA
- a CDS encoding oxidoreductase (NAD(P) binding site [chemical binding];~NADPH:quinone reductase and related Zn-dependent oxidoreductases [Energyproduction and conversion / General function prediction only]; COG0604;~Quinone oxidoreductase (QOR); cd08241;~identified by MetaGeneAnnotator; putative;~oxidoreductase [Rhodococcus opacus B4]), giving the protein MQAWRVRENGEPGEVMRREETGPPVPGPGQVLLKVRATGLNFPDALLCRGQYQVRPPLPFTPGVEICAETEDGRRVLATPALPYGGLAGYTVADEAGLFSAPDALDDAEAAALHIGYQTGWFGLHRRAGLRAGETLLVHAAAGGVGSAAVQLGKAAGATVIGVVGGADKAAVARELGCDIVVDRRSEDVVAAVKEATGGRGADVIYDPVGGAAYQQSAKLVAFEGRIVVVGFASGTVPAPALNHALVKNYSILGLHWGLYAVKDPAAVRSCHDTLTELAAKGLIKPYVSERVPFADAADAVQRIADGTTTGRVVVLPEGVRA; this is encoded by the coding sequence ATGCAGGCATGGCGAGTGCGTGAGAACGGCGAACCCGGCGAGGTGATGCGCCGTGAGGAGACCGGCCCGCCCGTGCCCGGCCCCGGGCAGGTGCTCCTGAAGGTGCGCGCCACCGGCCTCAACTTCCCCGACGCGCTGCTCTGCCGGGGCCAGTACCAGGTGCGGCCCCCGCTGCCCTTCACCCCCGGCGTGGAGATCTGCGCCGAGACCGAGGACGGCCGCCGGGTCCTCGCGACGCCCGCCCTTCCGTACGGCGGACTCGCCGGGTACACCGTCGCCGACGAGGCCGGACTGTTCTCCGCCCCGGACGCGCTGGACGACGCCGAGGCCGCCGCCCTCCACATCGGTTACCAGACCGGCTGGTTCGGCCTGCACCGCCGGGCCGGGCTGCGCGCGGGCGAGACATTGCTCGTGCACGCCGCCGCGGGCGGCGTCGGCAGCGCCGCCGTTCAGCTCGGCAAGGCCGCCGGCGCCACGGTCATCGGTGTCGTCGGCGGCGCGGACAAGGCCGCCGTCGCCCGTGAACTCGGCTGCGACATCGTCGTCGACCGGCGAAGCGAGGACGTCGTCGCAGCCGTCAAGGAGGCCACCGGCGGCCGCGGCGCCGACGTGATCTACGACCCGGTCGGCGGGGCCGCCTACCAGCAGTCCGCCAAACTGGTCGCCTTCGAGGGCCGGATCGTGGTCGTCGGCTTCGCCAGCGGCACCGTGCCCGCCCCCGCCCTCAACCACGCCCTGGTCAAGAACTACTCGATTCTGGGCCTCCATTGGGGCCTGTACGCCGTCAAGGACCCGGCCGCCGTGCGCAGTTGCCACGACACCCTCACGGAACTCGCGGCCAAGGGCCTGATCAAGCCCTACGTGAGCGAGCGCGTGCCGTTCGCCGACGCGGCCGACGCCGTCCAGCGGATCGCCGACGGAACCACCACCGGCCGCGTCGTCGTCCTGCCGGAAGGAGTCCGCGCATGA
- a CDS encoding acyl-CoA dehydrogenase (Acyl-CoA dehydrogenase; cl09933;~Acyl-CoA dehydrogenases [Lipid metabolism]; COG1960;~acyl-CoA dehydrogenase [Streptomyces cattleya NRRL 8057 = DSM46488];~identified by MetaGeneAnnotator; putative), with the protein MTATDTTPADEAASAAETHTGTGTGIVLGPVAPPAEPDLLYSDTEDDLRAAVRALLADRADARTVLARAEGDSPYLPGLWDALAGRIGAAGLLVPEELGGQGASHREAAVVLEELGRAVTPAPYLTSAVMATETLLVLGALGFPDGPTADLLGGLASGERVAVLAVPLSTAPGADPVTGGPVPAVADAAAADVLLVPRADGLYAVPAADAVITPQVPLDLTRPLAVVDARSAPGVRLADAATGRAAVRRGLLAGAGLLASEQLGLAEWCLEETVRHTRERHQFNRPVGSFQALKHRMARLWLELVGARAAARAAADALATGAADAELTVAVAQVYCARTAVHAAEECVQLLGGIGMTWEHPAHLALKRAKSAQTALGSAGRHQDALAALVDLPAPR; encoded by the coding sequence ATGACCGCGACCGACACCACGCCCGCTGACGAGGCGGCTTCCGCCGCCGAGACCCACACCGGCACCGGCACCGGCATCGTCCTCGGACCGGTGGCGCCGCCCGCCGAGCCGGACCTGCTGTACTCCGACACCGAGGACGACCTGCGCGCCGCCGTCCGCGCCCTGCTCGCCGACCGGGCCGACGCGCGGACCGTCCTCGCCCGAGCCGAGGGCGACAGCCCGTACCTCCCCGGTCTGTGGGACGCCCTCGCCGGCCGGATCGGCGCCGCCGGTCTGCTCGTCCCCGAGGAGCTCGGAGGCCAGGGCGCGAGCCACCGCGAGGCCGCGGTGGTGCTGGAGGAGCTGGGCCGCGCGGTGACCCCCGCCCCGTACCTCACCAGTGCCGTCATGGCGACCGAGACGCTGCTCGTCCTTGGCGCCCTCGGCTTCCCGGACGGTCCCACGGCGGACCTGCTCGGCGGACTCGCGAGCGGCGAGCGCGTCGCCGTCCTCGCCGTCCCGTTGTCCACCGCCCCCGGTGCCGACCCGGTGACCGGCGGACCCGTCCCGGCCGTCGCGGACGCGGCCGCCGCCGACGTCCTGCTCGTGCCGCGTGCCGACGGGCTGTACGCGGTCCCGGCCGCCGACGCGGTGATCACCCCGCAGGTCCCGCTGGACCTCACCCGCCCGCTCGCCGTCGTCGACGCGCGCTCCGCACCGGGCGTCCGGCTCGCCGACGCCGCCACCGGCCGGGCGGCCGTCCGGCGCGGGCTGCTCGCGGGCGCGGGCCTGCTCGCCTCCGAGCAGCTCGGGCTCGCCGAGTGGTGTCTGGAGGAGACCGTCCGGCACACCCGGGAGCGTCACCAGTTCAACCGGCCGGTCGGCTCCTTCCAGGCGCTCAAGCACCGGATGGCCCGGCTGTGGCTGGAACTGGTGGGCGCCCGGGCGGCCGCCCGGGCCGCCGCCGACGCGCTGGCGACCGGGGCCGCCGACGCCGAGCTGACCGTGGCCGTCGCCCAGGTGTACTGCGCGAGGACCGCCGTGCACGCCGCCGAGGAGTGCGTGCAGCTGCTCGGCGGCATCGGCATGACCTGGGAGCACCCCGCGCACCTCGCGCTCAAGCGGGCCAAGTCGGCCCAGACGGCGCTGGGTTCGGCCGGCCGGCACCAGGACGCTCTCGCGGCCTTGGTCGACCTGCCCGCTCCCCGGTAG
- a CDS encoding XRE family transcriptional regulator (Cupin domain; cl09118;~DNA-binding transcriptional repressor PuuR; Provisional;~Helix-turn-helix XRE-family like proteins. Prokaryotic DNA binding proteins belonging to the xenobiotic response element family of transcriptional regulators; cd00093;~XRE family transcriptional regulator [Amycolatopsis mediterranei U32];~identified by MetaGeneAnnotator; putative;~non-specific DNA binding site [nucleotide binding];~salt bridge;~sequence-specific DNA binding site [nucleotide binding]), translating into MTEEEHIDAVLNEVGPRLRRLRRERGATLAELSAATGISVSTLSRLESGQRKPSLELLLPIARVHQVPLDDLVGAPPAGDPRVRPRPLVRRGRTLYPLTRQAGGLRAYKVVHEPGPETPDPRVHEGYEWLYVLSGRLRLVLGEHDVELGAGEAAEFDTRVPHWFGPVGERSVEYLSLFGPQGERMHVRARPKSPERPA; encoded by the coding sequence GTGACGGAAGAAGAACACATCGACGCGGTCCTGAACGAGGTCGGCCCCCGGCTGCGCCGCCTCCGGCGCGAGCGCGGTGCCACCCTGGCCGAACTCTCGGCCGCCACCGGTATCTCGGTCAGCACGCTCTCCCGCCTGGAGTCCGGGCAGCGCAAGCCCAGCCTCGAACTGCTGCTGCCGATCGCCCGCGTCCACCAGGTCCCGCTCGACGACCTCGTGGGCGCGCCCCCGGCCGGCGACCCCCGGGTGCGGCCCCGCCCCCTGGTGCGCCGCGGCCGCACCCTGTACCCGCTCACCCGGCAGGCCGGCGGACTGCGGGCGTACAAGGTCGTCCACGAACCGGGCCCCGAGACCCCTGATCCGCGCGTCCACGAGGGATACGAGTGGCTGTACGTCCTCTCCGGGCGGCTGCGGCTGGTCCTCGGCGAGCACGACGTGGAGCTGGGTGCAGGCGAGGCGGCCGAGTTCGACACCCGGGTCCCGCACTGGTTCGGGCCGGTGGGGGAGCGGTCGGTGGAGTACCTGAGCCTGTTCGGGCCGCAGGGTGAGCGGATGCACGTACGGGCGCGGCCGAAGTCCCCCGAGCGGCCCGCCTGA